CCCCCCCGCGCCCTCCCGAGCCACCGAGGGGGGGATCGGCATGGGGGGCCCGGCGCGCGCCTGACGCAAAATTTGCGCTTTTATGGCGTCTTGAGGCCCCTGAGGCCACCCCACCCCCCACTCACATCCCCCCCTGCGCGGCGGCGTTGGCTTTTTGGGGGGCATGTGTATGGGGGGGGCACAGGGGTCGGGGCTCTGCGGCCGGCATAAAACGCCAGCTTCAGAGCCCCCGGGGGTCTCAAGGGGGCATCGGGATCCCCCATGTTCAAAAAGGCGCGGGGCAAAAGGGGGCATCTGGATGGGGTACCTGGAGGGGTCGGGGCCCTACGGCTGGCAGAAAATCTGAAAACGCCCCAACGCAAAAACGCCCCGGGCCGCATCGAGCGGTCCGGGGCGTCGTGTGGGTGGGTCTGGCGCGGATTAGAGCGTATCAAGCGCGGGGCTGGGGTCGGCGACCGGCTCGGCCTCCTCCTCCCCGTCCAGCCCGCTCACCTCATCATCCAGCACCTCGCCGGTCTCCGGGTCGATCGGAGGGGCGATGCGCCGGCGCTTATAATACGCGCGCACGCGCTGCTCCTGCTCGTCGACCGGCGCCAGAAGCAGGGCGCGGGTGGCCGGCTCCTGCAGGTAGTCGTTCCACACCCGCAGGATCACGGCGAAATACGCCTCAAGCCCGACGCGGTGGGCCTCCTGCACCTGGTCGTAGGTGAGGGCGTCGCTCTGCAGGCCCGAGAGGCGCTCGGTGTATTCGGCGTTCACCGTGGTCAATTGCGTGACATGGATCTGCAGACCCAGCGCGTCGATCTGGCTGGTGTAGTCGCTGCGAAGCCGCCCCAGAAGCTCATCGATGGCGGCGTTCTGGTCTTCGTAGCGCAGCGAGGTGGTCACCCCGACGCCCTCGGGGAAGAGCGCGGCCTGCAGCTTGCGGGCCATCTGGCGGTTGGGGTGGTCGAGCTCAAGCTCGGCCCAGTTCGCGATGGCGCGCGCCAGCTGGCTGAGCGCGCGGTCGGCGCGGGCGTCGACCTCGGCGATGCCCTCGCGCCGCAGCGGCGCGGTCTTGCGCTGGTTTCGCCAGTCGAAGGCCAGCGCCCGGCTCTCGGTGTTCACGGCGATGGCCTCCTCGACCATGCCTTTGAGCTCCGCGTTGTCGATCTCGGCCGGCTGCCCCGCCTGCGGGCTCAGGCGCGCGTGCTGCTTTTGCAGCGCAAAGAGCATCGCGCCGGCGGTGGGTTGGCGATAGTTCAGAAGGTCCGTCAACTGCACATTCGCGCTCATGGTTCTCTCCATGCAAAGGGGCCGCCCCCACTGGGCTAGCCGACTGATTTTTACTGCGTGTGCAGATACGTTAGGGCGCTCCGGGGTTCGGCGCAACCGGAGGGTGCAGGCTCAAATAAATCCTCGTCAAACACTCCCGGTCCCTGATTTTTCTATGGTATACGCAGGGCATTCGCTGACGTTTTTCTCAGGACCCAGACGCCTTTAAGGATATTTGAGTTATGGCCGGAACAAGCCTGCTTACGCTGATCGACGATATCGCCACGCTCCTCGACGACGTCTCGGTGATGACGAAGGTCGCCGCCAAAAAGACCGCCGGACTTATCGGCGACGACCTGGCGGTGAACGCCGAGCAGGTCACCGGCTTTGGTGCCAACCGTGAGCTCCCGGTGATCTTTGCGGTGGCCAGAGGGGCGATGATCAACAAGGTCATCCTCATCCCGGCCGCCCTGCTGATCAGCGCCTTCTTACCCTGGCTGCTCGTTCCCCTGCTGCTCGTCGGCGGCGCCTTTCTGGCCTACGAGGGCGCGCATAAGGTCCACCACAAGTTCTTTCATAAGGACGAAGAAAAACGCGAGCACGACGAGCTTCGACAGGCCGCCCGCGACGAAAACGTCGATCTGGTGGCCTTTGAAAAAGAGAAGATCAAGGGGGCCATTCGCACCGATTTCATCCTCTCGGCCGAGATCATCGTCATCGCCCTGGCCGCCGTCGCCGAACAGACCACCGACTTTGTCACTCAGCTCGGCGCGCTCATCGCCATCAGCGTCATCGTGGTCGTCGGCGTCTACGGGCTGGTCGCGGGCATCGTCAAGATCGACGACCTGGGCCTCAAGCTCATCAAGAAGAACGATGGCGAGAGCGCCCTGGGCAGCTTCCTGCTCAACGCCTCGCCAAAGATCATGAAGGGGCTGGGGATCTTTGGCACGGTCGCGATGTTTCTGGTCGGCGGGGGCATCTTCTCCCATAACATCGCCCCCATCGAGCACCTCTTCCACAACCTGGCGAACGCGGCCGGCCCCCTCTCCGGGGCGCTGCGCTACGGGCTCGACGGCCTCCTGGGCGTGATCATCGGCGCGATCATCGTCGCGTTGCTCAGCCTGGTAAGCCGCATCAAACCCGCAAAAGATGAGGCCGCCGACGGAGCAGCCTGAGCGGCTCTTCGTCCCCCCTCAGCCAGGCTCAGCACCGCCGAGGAGCTGCACGAGCTCCTCGCGCGAGCTCAACCCTAACTTGCTGTAGATCGCACGCAGCTGGTTGGCCACGGTTCGCGGCGAGGTCTTTCGGCGCGTCGCGATGGCCTCATTGCTGAGGCCTTCGTAGACCTGGCGGGCCACATCGCGCTCGGCCTCGCTGAGTTGCACGGGCAGGTTGCAGGGCTGCTCCGCGAGCGCAAGAAGCGCGGCATCATCCACCGACACCGGGCTCTGGGCCTCAAAAACCGAGCTGACCAGACGAATCAACCCGGCGCGGCCCTCGACGTTGAGTTTGAGCATGGCCGAGCGCAGCTGGGAGCGCACCGTCGAGGGCGAAAGCCCCAGCTCATAGGCCACCAGCTTGGTGTGATGGCCGCGCCCCACCAGATAGGCGACCTGTCGCTCTCGCTCGCTCAGACGCACAGTGCTGCGCACATCGACGGCGTTCTCCCGCAGAACCGTGTACGTGCGGCCGTCGCTGTCGACCATATCCAGCAACGACCAGCGTCCGGCCACCAGCCCCTGCCACAACTTCATCGCATCCATCGGGCGATGCTCGGCCAGCGTGTCAGCATGACGGCGCGCGGCGATCATGGCCCGAATCGTCTCTCGCCGCGCAGAAGGCTTCAGCGCGTTGTCGCGAACATCAAGACGATCGGTACGAGGATCGTAGACGACAGCGGCGCTCTCGAGATCCGCCCGATCCAGCCGACGGCGTAACCTCGCTCCGGCGGCGATATGCGCGGCGACATGCTCCCAGAGGGCGCGACGCGCCGGCTCCACGCCGGCCACCTCATCGCGCATCACGCTGAACATCCACCCCCGGCAGCGCGACTCATCGACCCGCAGCATCTCAAAGTCAATCACGTCACGCTCATGGGCCAGCTGCTGCATGTCCGAGTCGTCTCGCAGATCATCTAAGGCCGGATGCTCCTGCGCGATCTCCGAGAGACTTCGGTAGCAATAGGGTTTCTCGTAGGCCAGGCGCGCCCGTGTCGGGTCGAGGTTTTGAAGTAAGGCTCGAAACATCGCCTCGTCACCCTCGCGACCTCCGCGGGTGATGAACTCCTCGGGCATCACCCGCCCCTCTTCCACCCGCCAGCGAAACCCCACCAGCCCTCGCCCCCGATCGAGCCCGGGGCCCATCATCCCCAGAAGCTCGTGCAACCATCCATGATCATCGCCATCAAGGCGGTAGGCGGCGTGGGCAATCTGCACAACATGGCTCAAAACTCTCCTCGCACGTCATATCCGGTCACAGGGCATTGGGCATCGCATTCTGCCCCAGCTCACGCCATGCGTCGTGTCTGAATTCATCGTGACCTCCCCTCCCGACACATCGACGTAAGCCCGCCGCGGCATCGCAAACCCACCCCTTCACGCGCTGCGCAGCCGGGGATCAACGGTGCCGCTCTCAACGCAGGGGCCAGCGTCTGGGCCGCGCCGTGACTGCCTGAGCCCGCATTCTCCTTCTGGCTGCTCCCCGCGCTCATTCACCCCCCAAAAACCGGCGTCGTGCTCTTCCCCTCGGAGGTCTTCCCCGCCCGCGATGTGGACGAATTAACTATTGTCGCCTCTCACTTGTAACAATATGTCTCCCCACCTCGTTTTTTTCGTAATGACAATCCACGTCTCGTGAGCGACATGACCATGCACACGCTTCCCCGCCATACCCTCGCTCTCCTCCTGATGATGATGCTCGCCGCACCCCTGGCCTGCTCCTCCGACGATGGCGACACCACCACTCCCGACACCGGGGCGGTCGACACCGACGCCGACGACACCCCCGACGCCGACGACACTCCCGACGCCGACACCACCCCCGACGCCGACACCACCCCCGACGCCGACTCCACTCCCGACGCCGACGACACCCCGAGCTGCCCGCAGAACGGTTTTGACGCCCTCACCCTGGAGGACGCCACCGTCACCTTCGGCCCCTCGCTCCTGGCGTCCTTTCTGGGGGAAGCCGATAGCGAGGGCAAATCCCGTGGCCTGACCAT
This is a stretch of genomic DNA from Lujinxingia sediminis. It encodes these proteins:
- a CDS encoding DUF6261 family protein, producing MSANVQLTDLLNYRQPTAGAMLFALQKQHARLSPQAGQPAEIDNAELKGMVEEAIAVNTESRALAFDWRNQRKTAPLRREGIAEVDARADRALSQLARAIANWAELELDHPNRQMARKLQAALFPEGVGVTTSLRYEDQNAAIDELLGRLRSDYTSQIDALGLQIHVTQLTTVNAEYTERLSGLQSDALTYDQVQEAHRVGLEAYFAVILRVWNDYLQEPATRALLLAPVDEQEQRVRAYYKRRRIAPPIDPETGEVLDDEVSGLDGEEEAEPVADPSPALDTL
- a CDS encoding DUF808 domain-containing protein, whose amino-acid sequence is MAGTSLLTLIDDIATLLDDVSVMTKVAAKKTAGLIGDDLAVNAEQVTGFGANRELPVIFAVARGAMINKVILIPAALLISAFLPWLLVPLLLVGGAFLAYEGAHKVHHKFFHKDEEKREHDELRQAARDENVDLVAFEKEKIKGAIRTDFILSAEIIVIALAAVAEQTTDFVTQLGALIAISVIVVVGVYGLVAGIVKIDDLGLKLIKKNDGESALGSFLLNASPKIMKGLGIFGTVAMFLVGGGIFSHNIAPIEHLFHNLANAAGPLSGALRYGLDGLLGVIIGAIIVALLSLVSRIKPAKDEAADGAA
- a CDS encoding helix-turn-helix transcriptional regulator; its protein translation is MSHVVQIAHAAYRLDGDDHGWLHELLGMMGPGLDRGRGLVGFRWRVEEGRVMPEEFITRGGREGDEAMFRALLQNLDPTRARLAYEKPYCYRSLSEIAQEHPALDDLRDDSDMQQLAHERDVIDFEMLRVDESRCRGWMFSVMRDEVAGVEPARRALWEHVAAHIAAGARLRRRLDRADLESAAVVYDPRTDRLDVRDNALKPSARRETIRAMIAARRHADTLAEHRPMDAMKLWQGLVAGRWSLLDMVDSDGRTYTVLRENAVDVRSTVRLSERERQVAYLVGRGHHTKLVAYELGLSPSTVRSQLRSAMLKLNVEGRAGLIRLVSSVFEAQSPVSVDDAALLALAEQPCNLPVQLSEAERDVARQVYEGLSNEAIATRRKTSPRTVANQLRAIYSKLGLSSREELVQLLGGAEPG